The Cryptomeria japonica chromosome 2, Sugi_1.0, whole genome shotgun sequence region ATAGTCTGAAGATGACAGAGTTAAGAAGATATCGCTGATGTATATGCTTCAACACCAAACAATTCGAGATTCAAGGTTCGAATCTCATCCTGTAAAATTAAATAGTTAAAGATGACAGATTTAAGAAGATATCGCTGCCGTATATGCTTCAACACCAAACAATTCGAGATTCCAGGTTCGAATCTCATCCTGTAAACTAAATATTTCCTCAAACTGCGTTAACGCTGAGCTTCCGCCTGAAAATAACAAAGATCAAAATTACTACGATCATTCCATCCAAAAACTCAAAGCTGAAACAAGATTTAGCCATAATACTGTAAAATATAATAAAGGATGAGAATTACTACGATCATTCCATCCAAAAACTCAAAGCTGAAACAAAATTTAGCCAAAAACTGTAAAAAATAACAAAGGATGAGAATTACTACGATCATTCCATCCAAAAACTCAAAGCTGAAACAAAATTTAGCCAAAAACTGTAAAAAATAACAAAGTGTGACAATTACTACGATCGTTCCATCTAAAAATTCAAAGCTGAAATAAAATTTAGccctaaaattgtcaaaattttgatcTATTACCTCAAGAGAAGGATGAAAAAGGTTGAGCTTTGGAGACCTTGGAGGAAAATGGGGCAAACGGTTACCCTTATCGTCATAAATAATCATCCCTGAGAAATCCGGGGGCTTACACCTTTCCCCCATTAAAATACTCCTCTGCCACAGAAAATCCCCTTCTTCAGTGACCGCACTGTCATATGCCTTAAGCTCATCTTCCTCACTCTTCCCCCATTTTCTGCTCAGCAGAAGCTTTTTCGGACCGCTTAAGCTGTTGAAAATGGCTCTGCCGGGGGACTTTGGCGGGAGCTTGAAATTTGTAACGAAATTGCAAGCCGGCTGGTCCATATGACCATCGCTTTTGCGGGTCTTCTCTTCTTTGCGGAAGTGTGTAGCGCAGAGAGCCGTCACTAGAGCGGCCACCGCTAGCACGCATACGACCACCGCTACAAAACCTACAGAGCCTGCTGAACCCGAGCTCTCCATTCCAATCCATCTCGCCATGGGATTCGATCCCTCGACCTCACCAAACAAATTAAATCGGGATTCGAACTCTGGACCTTACCAAAACAAATTAAATCTCAAACTCAAAGAAACAAATTCTTTGAAGTTTGGTGGGAAATATGGAAGTTTTTGTGCAGGCCTGGGTATTTATTTACTTTGGAAGGCGTTGTTTTAaggctttttttttaaatttaaatatttattaggcATTTTGTTTTAACGCATTTTAATTTTTCCACTCATTCCTCCACCAAGAGTTTGGCAGAAAAATTAAAACTGCCCCGGTCTAAACGGAACACGGTGTTTTGACTTGCTATTAAAATAATATGTTTTTCAAATTCTAAGTGGTTTAGTGGTGATTTTAAGTattatttttatcaatattttttCCCAAATGTTCACTCCTGGTTGACTTGCCTTATTTCTTATTGTTTAAAAGTTTATTAATGAGAAAAAAACTCAATACTCCATTGTATAGTATCAAGTCCATTGTATGGTATTAAGTAGAGGATGTTGTTTAAGAAACAACTaagatttcttttattttttattttttattttgagctGGCAACCATTTTTAGATTCTATTGGACACCTACTAGTTGGTATAAATTAGGACGTGGAATTGTAAATGTTTTATTCGATAGCTTAAATTTGAGGAGAATCTTGTTTTCTGCGATAAATTATCTTGTTTTATGTGATTTCTAGATTCAATTGTGCCAA contains the following coding sequences:
- the LOC131078845 gene encoding uncharacterized protein LOC131078845 — encoded protein: MARWIGMESSGSAGSVGFVAVVVCVLAVAALVTALCATHFRKEEKTRKSDGHMDQPACNFVTNFKLPPKSPGRAIFNSLSGPKKLLLSRKWGKSEEDELKAYDSAVTEEGDFLWQRSILMGERCKPPDFSGMIIYDDKGNRLPHFPPRSPKLNLFHPSLEAEAQR